The Euphorbia lathyris chromosome 2, ddEupLath1.1, whole genome shotgun sequence genome includes a window with the following:
- the LOC136219750 gene encoding photosystem I reaction center subunit II, chloroplastic-like, whose amino-acid sequence MAMATQASSLFTPTALSTPKSSHQVWKQSSFISIPISKPQKPTIRAASAEGKTEEVTKPAPVGFTPPELDPNTPSPIFGGSTGGLLRKAQVEEFYVITWDSPKEQIFEMPTGGAAIMREGPNLLKLARKEQCLALGTRLRSKYKIKYQFYRVFPNGEVQYLHPKDGVYPEKVNPGRQGVGLNFRSIGKNVSPIEVKFTGKQPYDL is encoded by the coding sequence ATGGCCATGGCAACTCAAGCTTCTTCTCTCTTCACCCCAACAGCTCTCTCAACCCCAAAATCATCCCACCAAGTATGGAAACAATCCTCCTTCATCTCAATCCCAATTTCAAAGCCCCAAAAACCCACAATCAGAGCAGCTTCTGCAGAAGGCAAAACAGAAGAAGTAACTAAACCAGCACCAGTGGGATTCACTCCACCAGAACTAGACCCAAACACACCATCCCCAATCTTCGGTGGAAGCACAGGTGGTCTATTGAGGAAAGCACAAGTTGAGGAATTTTATGTGATCACATGGGACTCACCAAAAGAACAGATCTTTGAAATGCCAACAGGTGGTGCAGCTATTATGAGAGAAGGTCCTAACTTGCTTAAATTGGCTAGGAAAGAACAGTGCTTGGCTCTTGGAACTAGACTTAGGTCTAAGTATAAGATTAAGTACCAGTTTTACAGGGTTTTTCCTAATGGGGAAGTTCAGTATTTGCACCCCAAAGATGGTGTTTATCCTGAGAAGGTGAACCCAGGTCGTCAAGGTGTTGGCCTGAATTTCAGGtcaattgggaaaaatgttAGCCCGATTGAGGTTAAGTTTACTGGGAAGCAACCTTATGATTTGTAA